The Scyliorhinus canicula chromosome 11, sScyCan1.1, whole genome shotgun sequence genome contains a region encoding:
- the LOC119973360 gene encoding inhibitor of nuclear factor kappa-B kinase-interacting protein isoform X1 produces MLCVDNSILKITCHCETAQEMTSKLKDHSLLKQVEYLQTEIMKMKIWSSSITEKRNELDEKLVSLSDTIERIDKNTVQISSDITTKLSGVRTDIRRISGLDSDISSLKDSLHGLENKVTHIEKTAIHNIGNLIATSVERVTQLKNLISGNADIIGSLQKKLTELKDEDNKLSDRLWSLENSRAKLIKAIVFANDLKPKVYNLRKDFSLLEPQVNDLIGRIGKISSDLLKRNEELANLRKELANCTENAKDIQGAKDRLSQVTTMGQ; encoded by the exons ATGCTTTGCGTTGATAATTCCATATTAAAGATAACATGTCAT TGTGAAACTGCACAAGAAATGACAAGCAAACTTAAAGACCATTCACTGCTGAAGCAAGTGGAATACCTGCAAACGGAAATCATGAAAATGAAGATATGGTCATCCAGCATTACGGAGAAAAGAAATGAGTTGGATGAAAAACTAGTTTCTCTTTCTGATACCATTGAGAGAATAGACAAGAACACAGTTCAAATATCAAGTGATATCACCACAAAACTTTCGGGTGTCAGAACTGACATTCGGCGAATATCTGGTCTGGATTCAGATATTAGTTCTCTGAAAGATTCCTTGCATGGCCTGGAAAACAAGGTGACACATATAGAGAAAACTGCTATTCACAACATAGGAAACTTAATTGCAACCAGTGTTGAGAGAGTCACCCAACTTAAGAATTTGATATCTGGAAATGCAGACATAATTGGATCACTGCAGAAGAAGTTGACGGAATTGAAGGATGAAGATAATAAACTTTCAGACAGACTTTGGAGCCTAGAAAATAGTCGAGCAAAACTTATTAAGGCGATTGTATTTGCCAATGACCTTAAACCTAAAGTTTACAACCTCAGAAAGGATTTCTCTCTCCTCGAGCCACAGGTGAATGATCTTATCGGAAGAATTGGTAAAATTTCTTCTGATTTACTGAAAAGAAATGAGGAACTTGCCAACTTAAGGAAAGAATTAGCTAACTGTACTGAAAATGCAAAAGACATCCAGGGTGCCAAAGATCGACTCAGTCAGGTCACTACTATGGGTCAGTGA
- the LOC119973360 gene encoding inhibitor of nuclear factor kappa-B kinase-interacting protein isoform X2, giving the protein MTSKLKDHSLLKQVEYLQTEIMKMKIWSSSITEKRNELDEKLVSLSDTIERIDKNTVQISSDITTKLSGVRTDIRRISGLDSDISSLKDSLHGLENKVTHIEKTAIHNIGNLIATSVERVTQLKNLISGNADIIGSLQKKLTELKDEDNKLSDRLWSLENSRAKLIKAIVFANDLKPKVYNLRKDFSLLEPQVNDLIGRIGKISSDLLKRNEELANLRKELANCTENAKDIQGAKDRLSQVTTMGQ; this is encoded by the coding sequence ATGACAAGCAAACTTAAAGACCATTCACTGCTGAAGCAAGTGGAATACCTGCAAACGGAAATCATGAAAATGAAGATATGGTCATCCAGCATTACGGAGAAAAGAAATGAGTTGGATGAAAAACTAGTTTCTCTTTCTGATACCATTGAGAGAATAGACAAGAACACAGTTCAAATATCAAGTGATATCACCACAAAACTTTCGGGTGTCAGAACTGACATTCGGCGAATATCTGGTCTGGATTCAGATATTAGTTCTCTGAAAGATTCCTTGCATGGCCTGGAAAACAAGGTGACACATATAGAGAAAACTGCTATTCACAACATAGGAAACTTAATTGCAACCAGTGTTGAGAGAGTCACCCAACTTAAGAATTTGATATCTGGAAATGCAGACATAATTGGATCACTGCAGAAGAAGTTGACGGAATTGAAGGATGAAGATAATAAACTTTCAGACAGACTTTGGAGCCTAGAAAATAGTCGAGCAAAACTTATTAAGGCGATTGTATTTGCCAATGACCTTAAACCTAAAGTTTACAACCTCAGAAAGGATTTCTCTCTCCTCGAGCCACAGGTGAATGATCTTATCGGAAGAATTGGTAAAATTTCTTCTGATTTACTGAAAAGAAATGAGGAACTTGCCAACTTAAGGAAAGAATTAGCTAACTGTACTGAAAATGCAAAAGACATCCAGGGTGCCAAAGATCGACTCAGTCAGGTCACTACTATGGGTCAGTGA